A window of the Polaribacter batillariae genome harbors these coding sequences:
- a CDS encoding acetate/propionate family kinase, with protein MNILVLNAGSSSLKYQVIEMPSQHVKCVGLVERIGMEDAIFNHEIDDEKHQEILPILNHKIGLQKIAETLLDKKIGVLNAVDEIKAVGHRVVHGGSKFNETVVVTQEVKDNIRDLFDLAPLHNPANLTGIEIAETIFTSAKQIAIFDTSFHQTMPKEAYQYAIPNEYLSTYKIRAYGFHGTSHKYVSEKAIAFLGKANSKKIITIHLGNGCSMSAIKNGKSVENSLGFGPMNGLIMGTRSGDIDQSVIFFLMKKLNKTVEEVNTLLQKESGMQGLTGFSDLREISEKAEQGNEDCQNALNLAGYRIRKYIGSYTAILNGLDAVVFTAGIGENSAIMRSLACENLDFLGIDVDEAKNEIRSKEIREIQKSTSKVKILVIPTNEEIEIAKQSYQLIK; from the coding sequence ATGAATATTTTAGTATTAAATGCAGGTTCTTCTTCATTAAAATATCAAGTGATAGAAATGCCTTCGCAACATGTAAAGTGTGTTGGTTTGGTGGAAAGAATTGGAATGGAAGACGCTATTTTTAATCATGAAATTGATGATGAAAAACACCAAGAAATTTTACCAATATTGAATCATAAGATTGGTTTACAAAAAATTGCAGAAACCTTATTAGACAAAAAAATTGGTGTTTTAAATGCTGTTGATGAAATAAAAGCAGTTGGACATAGAGTGGTTCATGGTGGAAGTAAATTCAACGAAACTGTGGTTGTTACACAAGAAGTTAAAGACAATATTCGAGATTTATTCGATTTGGCACCTTTACATAATCCTGCAAATTTAACAGGAATAGAAATTGCAGAAACTATTTTTACTTCTGCAAAACAAATTGCCATTTTCGATACTTCTTTTCATCAAACCATGCCCAAAGAAGCCTATCAATATGCGATTCCAAACGAATATTTATCAACCTATAAAATTAGAGCCTATGGTTTTCATGGCACAAGTCATAAATATGTTTCAGAAAAAGCGATTGCGTTTTTGGGAAAAGCAAATTCAAAAAAAATTATTACCATCCATTTAGGAAATGGATGTAGCATGAGTGCCATTAAAAACGGAAAAAGCGTTGAAAATTCTTTAGGTTTTGGCCCTATGAACGGCTTAATTATGGGAACTCGTTCTGGAGATATTGATCAATCTGTTATTTTCTTTTTGATGAAAAAGTTGAATAAAACTGTTGAGGAAGTAAATACTTTATTACAAAAAGAATCTGGAATGCAAGGTTTAACTGGTTTTTCTGATTTAAGAGAAATATCTGAAAAAGCTGAACAGGGAAATGAAGATTGCCAAAACGCATTAAATTTAGCGGGTTATAGAATTCGAAAATATATTGGAAGTTATACCGCTATTTTAAATGGATTGGATGCCGTCGTTTTCACTGCAGGAATTGGAGAAAATTCAGCAATTATGAGAAGTTTAGCTTGCGAAAATTTAGATTTTTTAGGAATTGATGTAGATGAAGCTAAAAATGAAATTCGTTCTAAAGAAATTCGAGAAATTCAAAAATCGACTTCAAAAGTAAAAATTCTTGTAATTCCTACCAATGAAGAAATTGAGATTGCAAAACAATCGTATCAATTAATTAAATGA